One region of Vitis vinifera cultivar Pinot Noir 40024 chromosome 1, ASM3070453v1 genomic DNA includes:
- the LOC100250730 gene encoding uncharacterized protein LOC100250730 isoform X2, translating into MEREERRGSYYNYGDYDYENGNCGRYRVESVMVERDRDNQSPEMSSSWKILPVSSCPSSSSGLGVGSIEHQVSKMDTLAGIAIKYGVEVADIKRMNGLVTDLQMFALRTLQIPLPGRHPPSPCLLNSSETPQRNSDWTPTDSVHRNLFETFQSLRVKSSSQRPVSPAMSTLQGYYRLKPEDQRNAPKGFEMAVYRKESAHYLEDGPFSKQSSISNPLLSRVRKCRSLANGFMPENGEAADDMTILEAKEGDYRWNEKLIRRRQKSETDFSCSPEMPLKEDNRSGGGGGGFSAITGKGLALRTKAVNRTATDADASLMNPIPVGLGDSIVTDSFAGVRKSSSTSNLQDQDSAIFPSIWPTSMWNLKPDLQALSTAAITRPIFDGLPKPITGRKNKAALD; encoded by the exons ATGGAAAGAGAGGAACGTCGTGGCAGTTATTATAATTATGGTGATTACGATTATGAGAATGGGAATTGCGGTCGCTACCGCGTGGAGAGTGTGATGGTGGAGCGCGACAGGGACAATCAGAGTCCGGAGATGTCTTCTTCTTGGAAGATTTTGCCGGTTTCGTCGTGTCCTTCGTCTTCGTCTGGTCTCGGTGTGGGTTCGATCGAGCATCAGGTTTCGAAGATGGATACGCTTGCTGGGATTGCGATCAAGTACGGTGTGGAG GTGGCTGACATTAAAAGGATGAATGGCCTGGTCACCGATCTTCAAATGTTTGCTCTCAGGACACTACAAATACCATTACCGGGAAGGCATCCTCCATCTCCCTGTTTGCTAAATAGTTCTGAGACTCCCCA ACGGAACTCTGACTGGACCCCAACAGACAGTGTGCACCGCAACCTTTTTGAAACATTCCAGTCACTGAGAGTGAAATCATCTTCCCAGCGGCCGGTATCCCCAGCTATGAGCACTTTACAAGGTTATTACAGGCTGAAGCCAGAAGATCAGCGAAATGCACCCAAAGGCTTTGAAATGGCAGTCTACAGAAAAGAAAGTGCCCATTATTTAGAAGATGGGCCATTCTCCAAACAGTCATCAATTTCTAACCCACTTCTGAGCCGTGTTCGGAAATGTAGAAGCTTAGCTAACGGTTTCATGCCAGAGAATGGCGAAGCAGCTGACGACATGACAATTTTAGAAGCAAAGGAAGGTGACTATAGATGGAATGAGAAATTGATCAGAAGGCGTCAGAAATCTGAAACAGACTTTTCTTGCAGCCCCGAAATGCCGTTGAAGGAGGATAACAgaagtggtggtggtggtggtggattTTCAGCAATAACAGGAAAGGGTTTGGCCCTGAGAACCAAAGCAGTGAATCGAACTGCAACTGATGCAGATGCAAGTTTAATGAACCCTATTCCGGTAGGTCTGGGGGATTCTATTGTGACAGATAGTTTTGCTGGAGTAAGGAAGTCATCAAGCACATCAAATTTGCAGGATCAGGACAGTGCTATCTTTCCGTCCATCTGGCCAACATCAATGTGGAATTTGAAGCCTGATCTACAAGCCCTTTCAACTGCAGCCATTACAAGACCAATCTTTGATGGCTTGCCTAAACCAATAACTGGACGAAAAAACAAAGCCGCTCTTGATTAG
- the LOC100250730 gene encoding uncharacterized protein LOC100250730 isoform X1: protein MQMEREERRGSYYNYGDYDYENGNCGRYRVESVMVERDRDNQSPEMSSSWKILPVSSCPSSSSGLGVGSIEHQVSKMDTLAGIAIKYGVEVADIKRMNGLVTDLQMFALRTLQIPLPGRHPPSPCLLNSSETPQRNSDWTPTDSVHRNLFETFQSLRVKSSSQRPVSPAMSTLQGYYRLKPEDQRNAPKGFEMAVYRKESAHYLEDGPFSKQSSISNPLLSRVRKCRSLANGFMPENGEAADDMTILEAKEGDYRWNEKLIRRRQKSETDFSCSPEMPLKEDNRSGGGGGGFSAITGKGLALRTKAVNRTATDADASLMNPIPVGLGDSIVTDSFAGVRKSSSTSNLQDQDSAIFPSIWPTSMWNLKPDLQALSTAAITRPIFDGLPKPITGRKNKAALD, encoded by the exons ATGCAGATGGAAAGAGAGGAACGTCGTGGCAGTTATTATAATTATGGTGATTACGATTATGAGAATGGGAATTGCGGTCGCTACCGCGTGGAGAGTGTGATGGTGGAGCGCGACAGGGACAATCAGAGTCCGGAGATGTCTTCTTCTTGGAAGATTTTGCCGGTTTCGTCGTGTCCTTCGTCTTCGTCTGGTCTCGGTGTGGGTTCGATCGAGCATCAGGTTTCGAAGATGGATACGCTTGCTGGGATTGCGATCAAGTACGGTGTGGAG GTGGCTGACATTAAAAGGATGAATGGCCTGGTCACCGATCTTCAAATGTTTGCTCTCAGGACACTACAAATACCATTACCGGGAAGGCATCCTCCATCTCCCTGTTTGCTAAATAGTTCTGAGACTCCCCA ACGGAACTCTGACTGGACCCCAACAGACAGTGTGCACCGCAACCTTTTTGAAACATTCCAGTCACTGAGAGTGAAATCATCTTCCCAGCGGCCGGTATCCCCAGCTATGAGCACTTTACAAGGTTATTACAGGCTGAAGCCAGAAGATCAGCGAAATGCACCCAAAGGCTTTGAAATGGCAGTCTACAGAAAAGAAAGTGCCCATTATTTAGAAGATGGGCCATTCTCCAAACAGTCATCAATTTCTAACCCACTTCTGAGCCGTGTTCGGAAATGTAGAAGCTTAGCTAACGGTTTCATGCCAGAGAATGGCGAAGCAGCTGACGACATGACAATTTTAGAAGCAAAGGAAGGTGACTATAGATGGAATGAGAAATTGATCAGAAGGCGTCAGAAATCTGAAACAGACTTTTCTTGCAGCCCCGAAATGCCGTTGAAGGAGGATAACAgaagtggtggtggtggtggtggattTTCAGCAATAACAGGAAAGGGTTTGGCCCTGAGAACCAAAGCAGTGAATCGAACTGCAACTGATGCAGATGCAAGTTTAATGAACCCTATTCCGGTAGGTCTGGGGGATTCTATTGTGACAGATAGTTTTGCTGGAGTAAGGAAGTCATCAAGCACATCAAATTTGCAGGATCAGGACAGTGCTATCTTTCCGTCCATCTGGCCAACATCAATGTGGAATTTGAAGCCTGATCTACAAGCCCTTTCAACTGCAGCCATTACAAGACCAATCTTTGATGGCTTGCCTAAACCAATAACTGGACGAAAAAACAAAGCCGCTCTTGATTAG